The bacterium genome window below encodes:
- a CDS encoding M2 family metallopeptidase: MHRLRGIVSVILLAGLMTACGTSEKDKMETELKTFIAKFESEVKPLSKEAGISYFDATISGNEEDYKKAADLELEYSKVFANKEDFATLKRIRDSRAVQDPLLARQLEVLYHAYLGKQIDEAKLEAMIRLQTENEKKFSTFRATVNGKQYTDNEIEELLSTSTDNAELEAAWRASKEIGPVVADDVLRLVKMRNEAAREMGFDNYHAMQLELSEQDPEEIALLFDELDELTRGTFAELKADMDEKLAARYGIAAEDLMPWHYQNRFFQEAPKVYDTDLDVFYKDKDIVALAESYYAGLQLPIDDLVAKSDLYEKEGKYQHAYCTDIDREGDVRVVCNIKPNYNWMNTTLHEYGHAVYDKFNDRSVPWVLREPAHTFTTEAIAMMFGRLASNPTWLVEVAGVPAEDVEAVASDMTASLRLEQLVFSRWAQVMYRFEKSMYENPDQDLNALWWELVERYQMLHKPEGRNAPDWATKIHVALYPAYYHNYLMGELLASQLHAKICRDIVGDADISREVYANNPAVGQFLVEKVFKPGATMHWNDMIEKATGEKLTAQYYAKQFVN, translated from the coding sequence ATGCATCGTTTGCGTGGTATTGTCAGTGTCATCCTGCTTGCGGGTTTGATGACAGCCTGCGGAACATCAGAAAAGGACAAGATGGAAACGGAACTCAAAACATTTATCGCAAAGTTTGAATCGGAAGTGAAGCCGCTCAGCAAGGAAGCGGGCATTTCGTATTTCGACGCCACGATATCGGGGAATGAGGAAGACTATAAAAAGGCCGCGGATCTGGAGCTGGAGTACAGCAAGGTGTTCGCCAACAAGGAGGATTTTGCGACGCTCAAACGCATACGGGATTCCCGCGCCGTGCAGGATCCCCTGCTCGCACGGCAGCTTGAAGTGCTGTATCACGCCTATCTCGGCAAGCAGATCGACGAAGCGAAACTGGAAGCAATGATCCGCCTGCAGACGGAAAACGAAAAGAAATTTTCCACCTTCCGCGCCACGGTCAATGGAAAGCAGTATACCGACAACGAGATTGAAGAACTGCTGAGCACGTCCACCGACAACGCGGAACTCGAAGCGGCCTGGCGCGCAAGCAAGGAAATCGGTCCGGTGGTTGCCGACGACGTCCTGCGCCTTGTGAAAATGCGTAATGAGGCGGCCCGCGAAATGGGGTTTGACAACTATCATGCGATGCAGCTCGAACTCAGCGAGCAGGATCCCGAGGAAATCGCTCTGCTGTTTGACGAACTCGACGAGTTGACGCGCGGCACTTTTGCGGAGTTGAAGGCAGACATGGACGAGAAGCTCGCGGCCCGCTATGGTATCGCGGCGGAGGATCTCATGCCCTGGCATTACCAGAACCGCTTTTTCCAGGAAGCACCGAAAGTGTACGACACTGATCTCGATGTCTTTTACAAGGACAAGGACATCGTCGCGCTGGCGGAGTCGTACTATGCGGGACTGCAGCTTCCGATTGACGACCTGGTCGCAAAAAGCGATCTGTATGAAAAGGAAGGGAAATACCAGCATGCGTACTGCACCGACATCGACCGTGAGGGTGATGTGCGCGTGGTATGCAATATCAAACCGAACTACAACTGGATGAACACCACGCTGCATGAGTACGGACATGCGGTGTATGACAAGTTCAACGATCGCTCCGTGCCCTGGGTGCTGCGCGAGCCCGCGCATACGTTTACCACCGAAGCCATCGCCATGATGTTCGGCCGCCTGGCCAGCAATCCGACCTGGCTTGTCGAGGTCGCCGGTGTTCCCGCTGAGGATGTCGAAGCCGTCGCATCAGATATGACCGCGTCGCTGCGCCTCGAGCAGCTGGTGTTCAGCCGCTGGGCACAGGTGATGTATCGTTTCGAGAAGTCCATGTACGAAAACCCGGACCAGGATCTGAACGCGCTGTGGTGGGAGCTCGTCGAACGCTACCAGATGCTGCACAAGCCCGAGGGACGCAATGCGCCGGACTGGGCGACGAAGATTCATGTCGCACTCTATCCAGCCTATTACCACAACTACCTCATGGGCGAACTTCTCGCTTCCCAGCTACATGCAAAGATCTGCCGCGACATCGTAGGCGATGCCGATATCTCGCGTGAGGTCTATGCAAACAATCCCGCCGTGGGACAGTTTCTCGTCGAGAAGGTGTTCAAGCCGGGTGCGACCATGCACTGGAATGACATGATTGAAAAGGCCACGGGCGAAAAGCTTACGGCACAATACTATGCGAAGCAGTTTGTGAACTGA
- a CDS encoding alpha/beta fold hydrolase, whose amino-acid sequence MRFRNARLACAGAFACVALLLVTSPPLRAQVVRDTTLQMSDAVQLDAFYVYPLLPPPAEGYPAVLLVHGFAGSKDQLRATAIGLALQGYAVTGYSVRGQGASGGEFDFFTSGRILGDLRELIAFTKNLPNVRSERVAVMGGSQGGLHAWNAAAYDMGVRAVASFIANGRCEENWLGANAMNWAFAAAWLSTAVRFDTSVQDSINHARESGDFSFLEPFLHTHSTKQREQSVTTPVAMFISYYDEFFDQNAGLRQFANISAPKRIVLYPAAHELPTQPEQQAYVNDVLNRWLAYWLKDEQQFAGVASPDSAVTFIDASTGTHRVYAANEEDHWLGNGSMLPESMYPVRFYFTRRGLHYEPDRSENNQNFTYVNLLGSTTQTYRQAFELNRELPFRISTRPGKWVVRGGGTGAQIQFNLLLYDVDTVNNTRRSITRSHVQLPGTADTTVEVELNTVMHTLRAGHLIEARVSAGIALLPDQQNNFGNYVVGPVSNSITRFSTGGDEPWSYFELYFDYEIPTSVTAQPVADHAHIAASWPQPVRTAGHIRYVTAHNGNCRLSIYDSRGREVRVLQDGPLQAGMHDAAFSSGALPTGMYFAVLRSGGHVDRVKLLLLR is encoded by the coding sequence ATGCGCTTTCGAAACGCCAGACTCGCATGTGCTGGTGCATTCGCATGTGTCGCGCTGCTGTTGGTGACATCTCCGCCGCTCCGCGCACAGGTCGTGCGAGACACGACACTGCAAATGAGTGATGCCGTACAGCTTGATGCATTCTATGTCTATCCACTGCTACCTCCGCCAGCTGAGGGATATCCCGCCGTGCTGCTCGTCCATGGCTTCGCAGGATCGAAAGATCAGCTTCGCGCAACGGCAATCGGACTCGCGCTGCAGGGCTATGCGGTCACCGGGTACAGTGTGCGGGGACAGGGTGCGTCGGGTGGAGAGTTTGATTTCTTCACCAGTGGTCGCATTCTTGGCGATCTCCGTGAACTGATCGCCTTCACCAAAAACCTGCCGAATGTGCGCAGCGAACGCGTCGCCGTCATGGGTGGGTCGCAGGGGGGATTACACGCGTGGAACGCCGCAGCGTACGATATGGGCGTTCGAGCCGTCGCCTCTTTCATCGCGAATGGACGCTGCGAGGAAAACTGGCTCGGTGCGAATGCAATGAACTGGGCATTTGCCGCTGCCTGGCTGTCGACCGCCGTACGTTTCGATACGTCCGTCCAGGACTCCATCAACCACGCCCGCGAAAGCGGAGACTTCAGCTTCCTGGAGCCCTTCCTGCACACTCACTCCACCAAACAACGTGAACAATCCGTCACCACTCCCGTCGCAATGTTCATCAGCTATTATGACGAGTTCTTCGATCAGAACGCCGGGCTGCGCCAGTTCGCGAATATCTCCGCACCCAAACGCATCGTGCTGTATCCCGCGGCACACGAACTGCCCACGCAGCCGGAGCAGCAGGCGTATGTCAATGACGTGCTCAATCGCTGGCTCGCATACTGGCTCAAGGATGAGCAGCAATTCGCCGGGGTGGCATCCCCTGACAGCGCGGTGACATTCATCGATGCGTCGACAGGTACGCATCGCGTCTATGCTGCCAACGAGGAGGATCACTGGCTCGGCAACGGCAGCATGCTTCCCGAAAGCATGTATCCCGTGCGATTTTATTTCACGCGGCGTGGACTCCACTACGAACCCGATCGCAGCGAAAACAACCAGAATTTCACCTACGTCAACCTGCTGGGCTCAACCACGCAGACATATCGTCAAGCGTTTGAGCTCAACAGGGAGCTTCCTTTTCGCATCAGCACGCGACCGGGGAAATGGGTCGTCCGTGGCGGCGGTACCGGTGCGCAGATACAGTTCAACCTTTTGCTCTACGATGTCGATACGGTCAACAATACACGCAGATCCATCACGCGCTCCCACGTGCAGCTGCCCGGCACGGCCGACACCACCGTTGAGGTTGAACTGAATACCGTCATGCACACGCTGCGAGCTGGGCACCTGATTGAGGCGCGCGTGAGTGCGGGTATCGCTCTCCTCCCCGATCAGCAGAATAACTTCGGCAACTATGTCGTGGGTCCCGTATCGAATTCCATCACCCGGTTTTCCACGGGAGGAGACGAGCCCTGGTCATACTTCGAACTCTATTTCGATTATGAAATCCCTACTTCCGTCACGGCGCAGCCTGTCGCCGATCATGCGCATATCGCGGCGAGCTGGCCGCAGCCTGTGCGCACGGCGGGACATATTCGCTACGTGACAGCACACAACGGGAATTGCCGCCTTTCGATATATGACAGCCGCGGACGTGAAGTGCGCGTATTGCAGGACGGTCCGCTGCAGGCGGGAATGCATGACGCCGCTTTCTCTTCCGGGGCACTTCCGACGGGCATGTATTTCGCCGTGCTGCGCAGCGGCGGACATGTGGACAGGGTGAAGCTGCTTCTGCTTCGCTGA
- a CDS encoding S46 family peptidase yields MLRRTLHAISITLALFLTVSLTADEGMYPLSEISRLDLQSKGLEIPVSEIYNPDGVSLVDAICQVGGGTGEFVSADGLILTNHHIAFRGVTNASTPEHDYLREGFTASTRAEELPAEGYVCRITEGYRDVSAEVLNVVKDFMTPAERSDAIRAKMRTIATDAENGRENISCEVSEMFPGKTYVLFTYRIIRDVRLVYVPPLSVGNYGGETDNWIWPRHTGDFSFLRAYVAPDGSTAAYSKDNVPFEPKRFIKVAPEGVSKDDFVFILGYPGRTYRHKVSEYIALYEKTILPYLSTRYDYMIETMEDASRDNRALQLEFANMIKGLANATKNYKGKLQGLRRLDLVAKRRAEEEKLQSFITANAALSSKYGTVLQDLSQVYQDYNATALQEIIVTLLGRNAYLSLFASVEAAIEKGDLDDTKRGRLKEAIDSQFASMAQDVEKDFLATLLLDFSTLPVGQQPKELAAIVPDGDMKRREAVDAVLARFAESPLSTAEGVKAMASWDDNTIKSSKDPFIQFARQLQLMNRTIIERRKTRDGELKRLEAEFIDAKMAWQQKDFIPDANLTLRLTYGYIRGYAPADATYYYPQTTLTGVMEKNTGEEPFNAPERLVELYNTGAYDKAFEDKVLEDVPVGMLYNMDTTGGNSGSPVLNARGELVGVNFDRAYEATVNDYQWSETYSRSIGVDIRYVLFIAKYLGEADFLLRELGVS; encoded by the coding sequence ATGCTACGACGTACGCTGCATGCAATCAGTATCACTCTCGCCTTGTTCCTGACCGTTTCCCTGACTGCGGATGAAGGTATGTATCCGCTCAGTGAGATCTCCCGCCTCGACTTGCAGTCGAAAGGACTGGAGATTCCCGTTTCCGAGATCTACAATCCTGACGGTGTCAGTCTCGTCGATGCCATCTGCCAGGTCGGCGGCGGCACGGGGGAATTCGTTTCCGCGGACGGACTGATTCTCACGAATCACCACATCGCCTTCCGCGGTGTCACCAACGCCAGTACACCTGAGCATGATTACCTGCGTGAAGGCTTCACGGCCAGTACACGTGCGGAAGAGCTGCCTGCGGAAGGCTATGTCTGCCGGATCACGGAAGGCTATCGCGATGTTTCCGCGGAGGTTCTCAACGTGGTGAAGGACTTCATGACTCCCGCCGAGCGCAGTGATGCGATTCGTGCGAAGATGCGTACGATCGCGACGGATGCAGAAAATGGACGCGAAAACATTTCCTGTGAAGTCTCCGAGATGTTTCCCGGGAAAACCTATGTGCTTTTCACATACCGTATCATCAGGGATGTGCGTCTCGTGTACGTTCCGCCCCTCAGCGTCGGGAACTACGGCGGCGAGACCGACAACTGGATCTGGCCGCGGCATACGGGCGACTTCTCCTTCCTCCGCGCCTATGTGGCGCCCGACGGCAGCACCGCCGCGTACAGCAAGGACAACGTCCCCTTCGAGCCGAAACGTTTTATCAAGGTTGCCCCGGAAGGTGTGAGCAAAGACGATTTCGTTTTTATCCTCGGGTATCCCGGACGCACGTACCGTCACAAGGTTTCCGAGTATATCGCACTGTATGAGAAGACCATACTTCCGTATCTCAGTACGCGATATGACTACATGATTGAAACGATGGAGGATGCTTCCCGTGACAATCGTGCGCTGCAGCTGGAGTTTGCGAACATGATCAAGGGACTGGCGAACGCAACGAAGAACTACAAGGGTAAGCTTCAGGGACTGCGCCGACTCGATCTGGTCGCCAAGCGGCGGGCGGAAGAGGAGAAGCTGCAGTCCTTCATCACGGCGAACGCCGCGCTCAGCAGCAAGTACGGCACGGTGCTGCAGGATCTTTCGCAGGTGTACCAGGATTACAATGCTACCGCTCTGCAGGAAATCATCGTCACCCTGCTGGGACGCAACGCGTACCTGAGCCTTTTCGCTTCCGTGGAGGCCGCCATTGAAAAGGGTGATCTCGACGATACGAAGCGCGGGCGGCTCAAAGAGGCCATCGACAGCCAGTTCGCCTCGATGGCACAGGATGTGGAGAAGGATTTCCTCGCCACGCTGCTTCTTGATTTCTCGACCCTTCCCGTCGGTCAGCAGCCGAAGGAACTGGCCGCCATCGTGCCTGATGGCGACATGAAGCGCAGGGAAGCTGTCGACGCCGTGCTTGCCCGCTTCGCTGAGAGTCCTCTTTCCACTGCTGAAGGTGTGAAAGCCATGGCAAGCTGGGATGACAATACCATCAAATCATCGAAAGATCCCTTCATTCAGTTCGCGCGTCAGCTGCAGCTGATGAACCGGACCATCATCGAACGCCGGAAAACCCGCGACGGCGAACTCAAGCGTCTGGAAGCGGAGTTCATCGACGCCAAGATGGCGTGGCAGCAAAAAGATTTCATTCCCGATGCCAACCTCACCCTGCGTCTCACCTACGGGTACATTCGCGGCTATGCACCCGCCGATGCCACGTATTATTATCCGCAGACGACGCTGACCGGCGTGATGGAAAAGAACACCGGTGAGGAGCCCTTCAATGCGCCCGAGCGACTGGTGGAGCTTTACAACACGGGTGCCTACGACAAGGCGTTCGAAGATAAGGTTCTTGAGGATGTCCCGGTCGGCATGCTTTACAACATGGACACGACGGGAGGAAACTCCGGGAGTCCGGTACTCAACGCCCGTGGCGAACTGGTGGGCGTCAATTTTGACCGCGCTTATGAAGCGACAGTGAACGATTATCAGTGGAGCGAAACCTACAGCCGTTCCATCGGCGTGGATATTCGCTACGTGCTGTTCATCGCGAAATACCTGGGCGAAGCCGACTTCCTGCTCCGTGAACTGGGCGTCAGCTGA
- a CDS encoding MBL fold metallo-hydrolase encodes MHIIVLNSGSNGNAVYVESRSSGAGILLDCGISRRQIELRMKVHGRFAQHLRGVFITHEHADHVRGLPVLTRSYPISTYITEETYRRMHRNRPYKGHRFIAHGEEVTVEDMRIQAFPKNHDAADPVYFLITVGEKRFLYVTDLGEHNEEVATKLASVDAALIESNYDEGMLEDGPYPAYLKARIRSEHGHLSNLQAMELLRAHANSHLHTLILGHLSENNNTPERVQYEVDRLLAERADFRPRVVIASRYTVGDVLTI; translated from the coding sequence ATGCATATCATCGTCCTGAATTCCGGAAGCAATGGCAACGCCGTATACGTGGAATCCCGCAGCAGCGGAGCCGGCATTCTTCTCGATTGCGGCATTTCACGCCGCCAGATTGAATTGCGCATGAAAGTGCACGGACGCTTTGCCCAGCATCTCAGGGGCGTGTTCATTACACATGAGCACGCCGACCATGTGCGGGGACTTCCCGTACTCACCCGGAGCTATCCCATCAGCACGTACATCACCGAGGAGACCTACAGGCGCATGCATCGCAATCGTCCCTACAAGGGACACCGCTTTATCGCCCACGGGGAAGAGGTGACCGTGGAAGACATGCGCATTCAGGCCTTTCCCAAAAACCACGACGCCGCGGATCCCGTGTATTTTCTCATCACGGTAGGGGAGAAGCGTTTTCTGTACGTCACCGATCTCGGGGAGCACAACGAGGAGGTTGCCACGAAGCTTGCGTCGGTCGATGCGGCATTGATCGAAAGCAACTACGATGAAGGGATGCTGGAGGACGGACCCTATCCCGCGTATCTGAAAGCTCGCATTCGATCAGAGCACGGACACCTCTCGAACCTGCAGGCGATGGAGCTGCTGCGGGCGCATGCGAACAGTCATCTCCACACGCTCATTCTCGGCCATCTCAGTGAAAACAATAACACACCTGAGCGCGTGCAGTATGAGGTCGACCGGCTGCTCGCCGAGCGCGCAGACTTTCGTCCACGTGTCGTCATCGCCTCACGCTACACCGTCGGGGATGTACTGACCATATAA
- a CDS encoding energy transducer TonB — MQRFFYLFLLFSAVTALTYTQAQNASSRGFIPPLFTLPEEGEDIRFTSSMQPEFMLPDYPVGQLNEGVEGVVEIEMYVTSEGEVVYSEISVSSGIAELDNAALISAMKAHFPAGFATVKGLPRDFRISVPFYFLLSSDPEAYWHSRLELARVQQEYELVMKKFEDFLMARTEASESKIREIQRQMEEKVAAAKSIHRLLAEKKENAILRIHKEIELNRSGDAPVADAEDSNWRRDLQDRRSARVQAAGPGSGVINARTLSGSSVDRLTQELEMKKSYL; from the coding sequence ATGCAAAGATTCTTCTACCTCTTTCTGCTGTTCTCCGCAGTCACTGCGTTAACATATACACAGGCTCAGAACGCATCATCCCGCGGCTTCATTCCTCCGCTCTTCACACTCCCCGAAGAAGGTGAGGACATCCGCTTTACATCATCCATGCAGCCTGAGTTCATGCTCCCGGATTACCCGGTCGGGCAGCTCAACGAAGGCGTGGAAGGTGTTGTGGAAATTGAAATGTACGTCACCTCCGAAGGCGAAGTGGTCTACAGTGAAATTTCCGTGAGTTCCGGTATTGCGGAGCTCGACAATGCCGCGCTGATCAGCGCGATGAAAGCGCACTTCCCCGCTGGGTTCGCCACGGTAAAAGGCCTGCCGCGAGACTTTCGCATCTCCGTTCCCTTCTATTTCCTTCTCTCCTCGGATCCCGAAGCATACTGGCATTCACGCCTCGAGCTGGCGCGTGTGCAGCAGGAGTATGAACTGGTGATGAAGAAATTCGAAGATTTTCTGATGGCGCGTACGGAAGCATCCGAAAGCAAGATCAGGGAAATTCAGCGTCAGATGGAAGAGAAAGTCGCAGCGGCGAAAAGCATTCACCGTCTTCTGGCCGAGAAAAAGGAAAACGCGATTCTGCGCATCCACAAGGAAATCGAGTTGAACCGCAGCGGCGACGCGCCCGTGGCGGATGCAGAAGACAGCAACTGGCGTCGTGATCTGCAGGATCGCCGCAGTGCCCGTGTGCAGGCTGCAGGGCCGGGATCCGGCGTCATCAATGCGCGCACACTCTCCGGCAGCAGTGTCGATCGTCTTACGCAGGAACTTGAAATGAAGAAATCCTATCTCTGA
- the lgt gene encoding prolipoprotein diacylglyceryl transferase: MFTWNPDPELLSIGGLHIRWYGLLFSLAFLSSFSIMAWVFRREHRSDELLNRLFLYVFVAVVVGARLGHCLFYSPEFYLSNPIEILKIWEGGLASHGAAAGIIIALLLFARRTPGTSFLWVADRVSLVIPLAAIFVRLGNFMNSEILGLPTDMPWAVVFSRVDSIPRHPVQLYEALAYLIIFLIMLTLYRRGLGNKQGKMTGSMVTMLFSARFVLEFFKTGQSTLDPSMPITMGQLLSIPLVIFGVWLITRDAKEVVQEKS, from the coding sequence ATGTTTACCTGGAATCCCGATCCCGAACTGCTCTCCATCGGCGGCCTTCACATTCGCTGGTATGGATTGCTTTTCTCCCTGGCCTTTCTCAGCAGTTTCTCCATCATGGCCTGGGTGTTCCGCCGCGAGCACCGCAGTGATGAACTACTGAACCGGCTGTTCCTTTACGTGTTCGTCGCCGTCGTTGTCGGCGCACGACTCGGACATTGTCTCTTCTACAGTCCGGAATTCTACCTGAGCAATCCGATTGAAATCCTCAAGATCTGGGAAGGCGGGCTCGCCAGTCACGGCGCTGCGGCCGGTATCATCATCGCCCTGCTCCTCTTCGCACGCCGCACGCCTGGAACGAGCTTTCTCTGGGTGGCGGACAGGGTTTCGCTTGTCATACCGCTGGCAGCGATATTCGTACGCCTCGGAAACTTCATGAATTCGGAAATCCTCGGCCTGCCGACCGATATGCCCTGGGCCGTCGTGTTTTCCCGCGTCGACTCCATCCCCCGTCACCCCGTACAGCTATACGAAGCACTGGCCTATCTGATTATTTTCCTCATCATGCTGACGCTGTATCGCAGGGGACTCGGCAACAAGCAGGGAAAGATGACGGGCAGCATGGTCACCATGCTATTCAGTGCGCGTTTTGTGCTCGAATTCTTCAAGACCGGACAGTCTACCCTCGATCCCTCCATGCCGATTACCATGGGACAGCTGTTGAGTATTCCACTTGTGATCTTCGGTGTCTGGCTGATCACGCGTGACGCAAAAGAGGTTGTACAGGAGAAATCGTAA